A stretch of the Lolium perenne isolate Kyuss_39 chromosome 3, Kyuss_2.0, whole genome shotgun sequence genome encodes the following:
- the LOC139830069 gene encoding uncharacterized protein, whose product MEQIIISLPAVVIALVLTRSLPFCAGAAAPETIGMPNCDTSCGDVAVPYPFGIGPVRCYHSPWFNLTCDRRSHPPRLLLGDDGTFRVTEISLWSSTVRVVRSGGIINAASSQDGLNVSFGPNLTGGVGSPYTLSRDNELVLTGCNALAALLVEGTGGDIISGCASFCKQFGPSFGGGVSGKSCSGTGCCQAPIYTDVVPGGLQFGWINVSHSVGMATLPTYVFVAEEGWFDQPVVTRLFTDPTHRPSTAAALEVPIVLRWMVKQGMAQAKSISTRPPDEAPERQEEEGLAAAEPRNKWTPTEEAVRAEAWMTVSTNGIIGANQSFDTYWLRVKQAYEERKLVDPYFKKTNMNVFRGDKAMATHWGLMQTACSKWHGIQEECEKRPISGHDLEQKLRRALDMYTDDTGLQFKFLNVYARLENCEKWKEVRTTLSKSKTEQYNPDAPAASAAEGRLNSAKKLKELKKTGNPADRMQAGT is encoded by the exons ATGGAGCAAATAATCATCTCCCTCCCGGCGGTAGTAATAGCACTGGTGTTGACGCGCTCGCTGCCGTTCTGCGCCGGAGCAGCCGCACCGGAGACTATAGGGATGCCCAACTGCGACACCAGCTGCGGTGATGTGGCCGTGCCGTACCCGTTCGGCATCGGCCCGGTAAGGTGCTACCACTCGCCATGGTTCAACCTCACCTGCGACCGAAGAAGCCATCCTCCGCGGTTGCTTCTCGGCGACGACGGCACCTTCCGGGTGACCGAGATCAGCCTCTGGAGCAGCACCGTGCGCGTCGTCCGCAGCGGCGGCATCATAAACGCCGCCTCTTCCCAAGACGGCCTGAACGTCAGCTTCGGCCCCAATCTCACGGGTGGAGTAGGGTCGCCCTACACGCTCTCTCGCGACAACGAGCTCGTCCTTACGGGGTGCAACGCGCTCGCGGCTCTGCTCGTGGAGGGCACCGGCGGCGACATCATCAGCGGCTGCGCCTCCTTCTGCAAACAATTCGGGCCCTCCTTCGGGGGCGGAGTCAGCGGCAAGTCCTGCTCCGGCACCGGGTGCTGCCAGGCGCCCATCTACACCGACGTTGTGCCCGGGGGGCTGCAGTTCGGATGGATCAACGTGAGCCACTCTGTGGGCATGGCCACGCTGCCCACGTACGTGTTCGTCGCGGAGGAGGGGTGGTTCGATCAGCCGGTGGTCACTAGATTGTTCACGGATCCGACTCATCGTCCGTCGACTGCTGCTGCTCTGGAGGTGCCCATTGTTCTACGCTGGATGGTCAAACAAGGGATGGCgcaagctaagagcatctccactcgtccccccgacgaggcccccgagcgac aagaggaagaaggactcgccgccgcCGAACCGCGTAACAAATGGACCCCGACGGAAGAGGCGGTCCgcgccgaagcttggatgaccgtgtccacgaacggcataatcggggccaatcagtcgttcgacacatattggcttcgagtgaagcaggcgtacgaggagcgcaaactcgtcgatccctacttcaagaagacgaacatgaacgtgttccggggagacaaggcaatggccacccattgggggctcatgcagacggcgtgcagcaaatggcacggcatacaggaggagtgcgagaaacggccgatcagcggccacgacttggagcaaaag ctgcgccgagctttggacatgtacacggacgacaccggcctgcagtttaagttcctcaacgtctacgcccgcctcgagaactgcgagaagtggaaggaagtccgcacgaccctctcgaagagcaagaccgagcagtacaaccccgacgctccggcggcaagcgcggcggaagggcgccTGAACTCGGcgaagaagctcaaagagctcaaaaagacgggcaatcccgccgacaggatgcaggc TGGCACGTAG